The Streptomyces luteogriseus genome includes a window with the following:
- a CDS encoding response regulator transcription factor, whose protein sequence is MRVLLVEDDEPVAESLRRGLRRYGFEVEWVTTGGAALKHEGPYEVVLLDLGLPDTDGLDVCKALRERGDVPIIVISARSDETDRVVGLELGADDYVSKPFGVREVIARIRAVMRRTRPRTPAGTPDAGPDRYGTRLTIDRKAARVRLAGEEVALAPKEYDLLAFLTEEPGALMSREQIMEAVWDANWFGPTKTLDVHVAALRRKLSGAITIEAVRGVGFRLEITRDADTEAGTDVSGGSKSGGAGESSSSGDGGSGSGDSSAGGSGGAS, encoded by the coding sequence GTGCGCGTACTCCTGGTGGAAGACGATGAACCGGTCGCCGAGTCCCTGCGCCGTGGCCTCAGGCGCTACGGCTTCGAGGTCGAGTGGGTCACCACGGGCGGGGCGGCCCTGAAGCACGAGGGTCCCTACGAGGTGGTCCTGCTGGACCTCGGCCTGCCCGACACCGACGGGCTGGACGTCTGCAAGGCGCTGCGCGAGCGGGGCGACGTACCGATCATCGTGATCAGCGCCCGCAGCGACGAGACGGACCGGGTGGTCGGGCTGGAGCTCGGCGCGGACGACTACGTCTCCAAGCCGTTCGGCGTCCGGGAGGTCATCGCGCGGATAAGGGCGGTCATGCGCCGCACGCGGCCCCGCACCCCCGCGGGGACACCCGACGCCGGCCCCGACCGCTACGGCACCCGCCTGACGATCGACCGCAAGGCGGCCCGGGTGCGCCTGGCCGGCGAGGAGGTCGCCCTCGCGCCCAAGGAGTACGACCTGCTGGCCTTCCTCACCGAGGAGCCCGGGGCGCTGATGTCGCGCGAGCAGATCATGGAAGCGGTCTGGGACGCGAACTGGTTCGGGCCGACGAAGACGCTCGACGTGCACGTGGCGGCACTGCGGCGCAAGCTCTCGGGGGCGATCACGATCGAGGCGGTGCGCGGGGTCGGCTTCCGGCTGGAGATCACCAGGGACGCCGACACCGAAGCCGGCACGGACGTGAGCGGCGGCAGCAAGAGCGGCGGCGCGGGCGAAAGCAGCAGCAGCGGGGACGGCGGCAGCGGCAGCGGGGACAGCAGCGCGGGCGGGAGCGGCGGCGCCTCATGA
- a CDS encoding sensor histidine kinase: protein MIRQLVRSYVLLVAVAIALFTVPVAFTLTDQLRGDTRSAVLREADAMALLLGNGRAASCQALEEMAKAYDDEIQVTRTASCPADLPRPAADAALSRALEEGRATTDWGSSFIWGPELVITVPARAAGTDRIVGAVRVVYSTDEMTGRLWQIWGFRAVLAVLVLGVAALLGVGVARRLTRPLRQLNDMASKFSDGDLTARSPVTGPPETQTLARTLNQGAERLDTLIAAQRIFVADASHQLRTPLTALRLSLDNIADGTDDEFVREDVEQATAEVVRMSRLVSGLLVLARAEAKVTAAEPLPLMDIVRERLAVWRPAADERGVTVALRGSIDGRPSVLAGPGHLDQMLDNVLSNALEVSPDGGTITVRVEPRGDVVGVSVLDEGPGMSDAEKSRAFDRFWRGQGLTGKSGSGLGLAVVRQLATDDGGTVALTDAPGGGLCVTITLRASHRGGG from the coding sequence ATGATCCGCCAGCTCGTCCGCAGCTACGTCCTGCTCGTCGCCGTCGCCATCGCGCTGTTCACCGTGCCGGTGGCGTTCACGCTCACGGACCAGCTGCGGGGCGACACCCGGTCGGCCGTCCTGCGCGAGGCCGACGCCATGGCCCTGCTGCTGGGCAACGGCCGGGCCGCCTCCTGCCAGGCCCTGGAGGAGATGGCCAAGGCCTACGACGACGAGATCCAGGTGACCCGTACCGCGAGCTGCCCGGCGGACCTGCCCCGCCCGGCCGCGGACGCGGCACTGAGCCGGGCCCTGGAGGAGGGCAGGGCCACGACCGACTGGGGCTCCTCCTTCATCTGGGGGCCCGAGCTGGTGATCACGGTGCCCGCCCGCGCGGCCGGCACGGACCGGATCGTCGGCGCCGTACGCGTCGTGTACTCGACCGACGAGATGACCGGCCGGCTGTGGCAGATCTGGGGCTTCCGGGCGGTCCTCGCCGTGCTCGTCCTCGGGGTGGCCGCCCTGCTCGGCGTCGGGGTGGCCCGGCGTCTGACCAGGCCGCTGCGCCAGCTCAACGACATGGCCAGCAAGTTCAGCGACGGCGATCTGACCGCCCGCTCCCCCGTGACGGGCCCGCCCGAGACCCAGACCCTGGCGCGCACGCTCAACCAGGGCGCCGAACGCCTGGACACCCTCATCGCGGCCCAGCGCATCTTCGTCGCGGACGCCTCCCACCAACTGCGCACCCCGCTCACGGCGTTGCGGCTGTCCCTGGACAACATCGCCGACGGGACGGACGACGAGTTCGTACGGGAGGACGTGGAGCAGGCGACGGCGGAGGTCGTCCGGATGAGCCGGCTGGTCAGCGGGCTGCTGGTGCTGGCCCGGGCCGAGGCGAAGGTGACGGCGGCCGAGCCGCTCCCGCTGATGGACATCGTGCGGGAACGGCTCGCCGTGTGGAGACCGGCCGCCGACGAGCGCGGAGTCACCGTCGCGCTCAGGGGGAGTATCGACGGCCGGCCGTCTGTGCTGGCCGGCCCCGGTCATCTGGACCAGATGCTGGACAACGTGCTCTCCAACGCCCTGGAGGTCTCGCCCGACGGCGGGACGATCACCGTGCGGGTGGAGCCCCGGGGCGATGTGGTGGGGGTGTCGGTCCTGGACGAGGGGCCCGGTATGTCGGACGCCGAGAAGTCCCGCGCCTTCGACCGCTTCTGGCGCGGCCAGGGCCTGACCGGCAAGTCCGGCTCCGGCCTCGGTCTCGCCGTCGTCAGACAACTGGCGACGGACGACGGCGGGACCGTGGCGCTGACCGACGCGCCCGGTGGCGGCCTGTGCGTGACGATCACGCTCCGGGCGTCCCACCGGGGCGGCGGCTGA
- a CDS encoding SgcJ/EcaC family oxidoreductase: MNRRPARRRIAVAVAATAVLAAGTLAVGTGAAGADSRGQGEKQTRPVTKAQVLGLFDRWNAALRTGDPKKVAELYAKDAVLLPTVSNQVRTDRAGIVDYFEHFLQNKPVGTKVESVVNVLDRDTVIDTGVYEFSLTDHGTGEKSTVKARYTYAYEKQPNGRWLIVNHHSSKMPQG, from the coding sequence ATGAACCGTCGCCCCGCCCGCCGGCGCATAGCCGTCGCCGTCGCCGCCACCGCAGTCCTGGCCGCCGGCACCCTCGCCGTCGGCACCGGGGCCGCCGGAGCCGACTCCCGCGGCCAGGGCGAGAAGCAGACCAGGCCGGTGACCAAGGCGCAGGTGCTCGGGCTGTTCGACCGCTGGAACGCCGCGCTGCGGACCGGGGACCCGAAGAAGGTCGCCGAGCTGTACGCGAAGGACGCGGTCCTGCTGCCGACCGTCTCCAACCAGGTCCGCACGGACAGAGCCGGGATCGTCGACTACTTCGAGCACTTCCTGCAGAACAAGCCGGTCGGGACCAAGGTCGAGTCCGTCGTCAACGTCCTCGACCGCGACACCGTCATCGACACCGGTGTCTACGAGTTCTCGCTCACCGACCACGGCACGGGCGAGAAGAGCACCGTCAAGGCACGCTACACCTACGCCTACGAGAAGCAGCCGAACGGCAGGTGGCTGATCGTGAACCACCACTCCTCGAAGATGCCGCAGGGCTGA
- a CDS encoding PhzF family phenazine biosynthesis protein encodes MEILRYVAFSTDPEGGNPAGVALDASGADDKVMLAAAAEVGYSETAFVVDSGDGPLDVRYFSPLAEVPFCGHATIATAVAHAERHGPGRLHLRTQAGPVTVTTDRAADGSLVATLVSVAPRTVPLEEADLAELLAILGWSAEDLDPALPPRVAFAGAWHPVIATASRDRLADLDYDMAALAALMARRDWTTIDLVLRESPTVFHARNPFPPGGVVEDPATGAAAAAFGGYLRELELVPTPATLTIHQGVDMGRPSTITVTVPTDPHSGIGVTGTAVRI; translated from the coding sequence ATGGAGATACTTCGCTACGTGGCGTTCAGTACGGATCCCGAGGGCGGCAACCCCGCCGGGGTGGCGCTCGACGCGAGCGGCGCCGACGACAAGGTGATGCTGGCGGCGGCGGCCGAAGTCGGCTATTCGGAGACGGCGTTCGTGGTGGACTCCGGCGACGGCCCGCTGGACGTCCGGTACTTCAGCCCGCTCGCCGAGGTGCCGTTCTGCGGCCACGCGACGATCGCCACGGCCGTGGCCCACGCGGAGCGGCACGGCCCCGGCCGGCTGCACCTGCGCACCCAGGCCGGACCGGTCACCGTCACCACGGACCGGGCGGCGGACGGCTCCCTCGTGGCGACCCTGGTGAGCGTCGCACCGCGCACGGTCCCGCTCGAAGAGGCCGATCTCGCCGAACTGCTGGCGATCCTCGGCTGGTCCGCCGAGGACCTGGACCCGGCGCTGCCGCCCCGGGTGGCCTTCGCCGGGGCCTGGCACCCGGTCATCGCCACCGCGAGCCGGGACCGGCTGGCGGACCTGGACTACGACATGGCCGCGCTCGCCGCCCTGATGGCCCGCCGGGACTGGACCACGATCGACCTGGTCCTCCGCGAGTCACCCACCGTCTTCCACGCCCGCAACCCGTTCCCGCCCGGCGGCGTGGTCGAGGACCCGGCGACGGGAGCGGCGGCGGCCGCGTTCGGCGGCTACCTGAGGGAACTCGAACTCGTGCCGACCCCGGCGACGCTGACGATCCATCAGGGCGTGGACATGGGGCGGCCGAGCACGATCACCGTGACGGTGCCGACGGACCCGCACAGCGGAATCGGCGTCACCGGCACGGCCGTTCGGATCTGA
- a CDS encoding DUF5063 domain-containing protein, translating into MSDATLHATDQSPDDFAVQIADQIESFLVAVTEVAKGDEPESAVPFLLLEVSQLLLAGGRLGAHEDIVPDERYEPDSGPEPDADALRENLARLLDPIDVYSEVFDPYEPRKAPVPARISDDLAGVMADLRHGMSHYRAGRTSEALWWWQFSYFSNWGSTASATLRALQSVLAHVRLNQPLAELDGLDTDQGMGDDTLEIEAGRVMAEEIAGPLGLRPAK; encoded by the coding sequence ATGTCTGACGCCACGCTGCACGCGACCGACCAGAGCCCGGACGATTTCGCGGTCCAGATCGCGGACCAGATCGAGAGCTTCCTGGTCGCCGTCACGGAGGTCGCGAAGGGCGACGAGCCGGAATCGGCCGTGCCCTTCCTCCTCCTGGAGGTCTCCCAACTCCTCCTGGCCGGCGGCCGGCTCGGCGCGCACGAGGACATCGTGCCCGACGAGCGCTACGAACCCGACTCGGGCCCCGAGCCGGACGCCGACGCGCTCCGCGAGAACCTGGCCCGCCTGCTGGACCCGATCGACGTCTACTCCGAGGTCTTCGACCCCTACGAGCCCCGCAAGGCGCCCGTGCCGGCCCGGATCTCCGACGACCTGGCCGGCGTCATGGCCGACCTGCGCCACGGCATGTCCCACTACCGCGCGGGCCGCACCAGCGAGGCCCTGTGGTGGTGGCAGTTCTCCTACTTCTCCAACTGGGGCTCCACGGCGTCGGCCACCCTCCGGGCCCTGCAGTCGGTCCTCGCCCACGTCCGCCTCAACCAGCCCCTCGCCGAACTCGACGGCCTGGACACGGACCAGGGCATGGGCGACGACACCCTGGAGATCGAGGCGGGCCGGGTGATGGCGGAGGAGATCGCCGGGCCCCTGGGTCTGCGCCCGGCGAAGTAG
- the recR gene encoding recombination mediator RecR encodes MYEGVVQDLIDELGRLPGVGPKSAQRIAFHILQAEPTDVRRLAQALMEVKAKVRFCATCGNVAQEELCNICRDTRRDPAVICVVEEPKDVVAIERTREFRGRYHVLGGAISPIDGVGPDDLRIRELLARLADGTVTELILATDPNLEGEATATYLARMIKPMGLKVTRLASGLPVGGDLEYADEVTLGRAFEGRRLLDV; translated from the coding sequence TTGTACGAAGGCGTGGTCCAGGACCTGATCGACGAGCTGGGACGGCTGCCCGGCGTCGGTCCGAAGAGCGCCCAGCGGATCGCCTTCCACATCCTGCAGGCCGAGCCGACGGACGTACGGCGTCTCGCGCAGGCCCTGATGGAGGTCAAGGCGAAGGTCCGCTTCTGCGCGACCTGCGGCAACGTCGCGCAGGAGGAGCTGTGCAACATCTGCCGCGACACCCGCCGCGACCCGGCCGTCATCTGCGTGGTCGAGGAGCCGAAGGACGTCGTGGCGATCGAGCGCACCCGTGAGTTCCGGGGCCGCTACCACGTACTGGGCGGCGCGATCAGCCCGATCGACGGGGTGGGCCCCGACGACCTGCGCATCAGGGAGCTCCTGGCCCGGCTCGCCGACGGCACGGTAACCGAGCTCATCCTCGCCACGGACCCGAACCTGGAAGGCGAGGCGACGGCGACGTACCTCGCCCGCATGATCAAGCCCATGGGCCTGAAGGTCACCCGCCTGGCCAGCGGCCTCCCGGTGGGTGGGGACCTGGAATACGCGGACGAGGTCACCCTCGGCCGCGCCTTCGAGGGGAGACGACTCCTAGATGTCTGA
- a CDS encoding YbaB/EbfC family nucleoid-associated protein yields MIPGGGQPNMQQLLQQAQKMQQDLAQAQEELAQTEVDGQAGGGLVTATVTGAGELRALKIDPKAVDPEDTETLADLVVAAVQAANENAQTLQQQKLGPLAQGLGGGGIPGLPF; encoded by the coding sequence GTGATCCCCGGTGGTGGCCAGCCCAATATGCAGCAGCTGCTCCAGCAGGCCCAGAAGATGCAACAGGACCTGGCACAGGCACAGGAGGAACTGGCGCAGACGGAGGTCGACGGCCAGGCGGGTGGCGGCCTGGTGACGGCCACCGTCACCGGCGCCGGAGAGCTGCGCGCCCTGAAGATCGACCCGAAGGCGGTGGACCCCGAGGACACCGAGACCCTCGCCGATCTGGTCGTGGCGGCCGTGCAGGCGGCCAACGAGAACGCGCAGACGCTCCAGCAGCAGAAGCTGGGCCCGCTCGCGCAGGGACTGGGCGGCGGAGGCATTCCCGGCCTGCCGTTCTGA
- a CDS encoding SLATT domain-containing protein, whose product MGQPEMQPEGPPQDGRGEQAAAGLRPGDLTGRVFPLGDWGEPALRLDELYRWVEHGALRTAAWYLADRVWKRRCARVLRCGAAVGAITGVALPLLDLTGVAGGIAPWGCLALLVGAACVAVDRYFGVTSGWMRDVATAQAVQRRLQTLQFDWAAESVREVLGPAEGTAGEAAERCLGVLRRFSEDLTELVRVETADWMGEFRAGGAAPAGLQAVVFPGPGRGAEVGVNGRFTVPPPHGTARPNMPRQRPPEPR is encoded by the coding sequence GTGGGTCAGCCGGAGATGCAGCCCGAGGGGCCGCCTCAGGACGGGCGGGGCGAGCAGGCGGCGGCCGGGCTGCGGCCGGGCGATCTGACCGGGCGGGTCTTTCCGCTCGGGGACTGGGGTGAGCCGGCGCTTCGGCTGGACGAGCTGTACCGGTGGGTGGAGCACGGGGCGCTGCGGACGGCGGCCTGGTACCTCGCGGACCGGGTGTGGAAGCGGCGGTGCGCGCGGGTGCTGCGCTGCGGGGCCGCGGTGGGGGCGATCACCGGGGTCGCGCTGCCCCTGCTGGATCTGACCGGGGTGGCGGGCGGGATCGCGCCCTGGGGGTGCCTGGCGCTGCTGGTGGGGGCGGCGTGCGTGGCCGTCGACCGGTACTTCGGGGTGACGTCCGGGTGGATGCGGGACGTGGCCACCGCGCAGGCCGTGCAGCGGCGCTTGCAGACGCTCCAGTTCGACTGGGCGGCGGAGAGCGTGCGGGAGGTGCTGGGTCCTGCGGAGGGCACGGCCGGCGAGGCCGCGGAGCGGTGCCTCGGGGTGCTGCGGAGGTTCTCCGAGGACCTGACGGAGCTGGTCCGGGTGGAGACGGCGGACTGGATGGGGGAGTTCCGGGCGGGGGGCGCCGCGCCGGCGGGGCTGCAGGCGGTGGTGTTCCCGGGACCGGGGCGCGGGGCCGAGGTGGGGGTGAACGGGCGGTTCACGGTGCCGCCACCGCATGGGACGGCCCGGCCGAACATGCCCCGGCAACGGCCGCCGGAGCCGCGGTGA